From a region of the Georgenia yuyongxinii genome:
- a CDS encoding S1C family serine protease: MSTNDQQPRPNQWSAPTPGAPTYGETVEGARSTGTDWNNPYRAPHSPYGGPAGGPAQPSEPGRPTAGHPTQAGSAFGAWDAHGNRTQPGGPGGSHGTPGGGTSAGPGGPRRRPTWVGLVATAAGAAVLASVGTAGLTGAFDEPTPTAATSTSAQSSSGANAAPVVTSTTDDPDWANVAAAVRQSVVAIDVRTTSGEGAGSGVIIDTDGHILTNDHVVGDAVDGGIQVTLYDGRIYEATVAGTDPATDLAVITLTDPPADLQAATLGNSDDVVVGDPVAAVGNPLGLSSTVTTGIVSALDRPVQTSEQTQVPGQQGVQVVTNAIQVDAAINPGNSGGPLFDAAGRVIGINSSIASMPTASGSAGNIGLGFAIPSNLAKQVAGQLIADGVAQHAYLGVTMQDGLAKVDGAGRAGAQVEGVQPNTPAQAAGLQPGDVIIGIDDEPVDGALSLTGFVRQYASGDQVTFTVVRGGTTVDVTATLATREDQAG; this comes from the coding sequence ATGAGCACCAACGACCAGCAGCCCCGGCCGAACCAGTGGTCCGCCCCCACCCCCGGCGCGCCCACCTACGGTGAGACCGTGGAAGGTGCACGGTCCACCGGCACGGACTGGAACAACCCGTACCGCGCGCCGCACAGCCCCTACGGCGGCCCGGCCGGCGGCCCCGCCCAGCCGAGCGAACCCGGCCGCCCCACCGCCGGCCACCCGACCCAGGCGGGCAGCGCCTTCGGCGCGTGGGACGCGCACGGCAACCGCACCCAGCCCGGTGGTCCCGGCGGGAGTCACGGCACCCCGGGCGGCGGCACCTCTGCGGGACCGGGCGGGCCGCGCCGTCGGCCGACATGGGTAGGCCTCGTCGCGACGGCGGCCGGTGCGGCGGTTCTCGCCAGTGTGGGCACCGCCGGCCTGACCGGTGCGTTCGACGAGCCCACCCCGACGGCGGCGACCTCCACCTCCGCCCAGAGCAGCTCCGGCGCCAACGCCGCCCCGGTGGTCACCTCCACCACGGACGACCCCGACTGGGCGAACGTCGCCGCCGCCGTCCGGCAGAGCGTGGTCGCGATCGACGTGCGCACGACCTCGGGGGAGGGGGCCGGCTCGGGTGTCATCATCGACACCGACGGACACATCCTGACCAACGACCACGTCGTCGGCGACGCCGTCGACGGCGGCATCCAGGTCACCCTCTACGACGGCCGCATCTACGAGGCCACCGTCGCCGGCACGGACCCCGCCACGGACCTCGCCGTCATCACGCTCACCGACCCGCCCGCGGACCTGCAGGCCGCGACGCTGGGCAACTCCGACGACGTCGTCGTCGGCGACCCGGTCGCCGCCGTCGGCAACCCGCTGGGCCTGAGCTCGACGGTGACCACCGGCATCGTCTCCGCCCTCGACCGGCCGGTGCAGACCTCCGAGCAGACCCAGGTCCCCGGCCAGCAGGGCGTGCAGGTGGTGACCAACGCGATCCAGGTCGACGCGGCCATCAACCCGGGCAACTCGGGCGGTCCGCTCTTCGATGCCGCGGGGCGCGTCATCGGCATCAACAGCTCCATCGCGAGCATGCCGACGGCCTCCGGCTCTGCCGGCAACATCGGCCTGGGCTTCGCGATCCCCAGCAACCTGGCCAAGCAGGTGGCCGGACAGCTCATCGCCGACGGGGTGGCCCAGCACGCCTACCTCGGTGTCACGATGCAGGACGGGCTCGCGAAGGTGGACGGCGCCGGCCGCGCCGGGGCCCAGGTCGAAGGCGTGCAGCCGAACACCCCGGCCCAGGCGGCGGGCCTGCAGCCCGGCGACGTGATCATCGGCATCGACGACGAGCCGGTCGACGGCGCACTGTCCTTGACCGGGTTCGTGCGCCAGTACGCCAGCGGGGACCAGGTCACGTTCACGGTGGTCCGCGGCGGCACGACCGTCGACGTGACCGCCACCCTCGCCACCCGCGAGGACCAGGCCGGCTGA
- a CDS encoding demethylmenaquinone methyltransferase — protein MNRASLEKKPREVARMFDGVAQRYDLTNDVLSLGQDRIWRVATRKAVGARPGERVLDLAAGTGTSSEEYADAGIDVVPCDFSTGMMAVGKRRRPDLPFVAGDATALPFADQTFDAVTISFGLRNVVDTDRALREMLRVTRPGGRLVVCEFSRPSWAPFRAVYETYLGQVLPRVASLVSSNTDAYTYLTESILTWPAQRDLAATLQRAGWRQVAYRNLSGGIVALHRAVRPA, from the coding sequence ATGAACCGAGCCAGCCTGGAGAAGAAGCCGCGTGAGGTCGCCCGCATGTTCGACGGGGTCGCCCAGCGCTACGACCTGACGAACGATGTCCTCTCCCTCGGGCAGGACCGGATCTGGCGTGTCGCTACCCGCAAGGCGGTCGGCGCCAGGCCGGGCGAGCGGGTGCTCGACCTCGCCGCCGGCACCGGCACCTCCTCGGAGGAGTACGCGGACGCGGGGATCGACGTCGTCCCCTGCGACTTCTCCACCGGGATGATGGCGGTCGGCAAGCGCCGCCGGCCGGACCTGCCGTTCGTCGCGGGCGACGCGACGGCGCTGCCCTTCGCGGACCAGACCTTCGATGCCGTGACGATCTCCTTCGGGCTGCGCAACGTGGTCGACACCGACCGGGCGCTGCGCGAGATGCTCCGCGTGACGCGCCCGGGCGGCCGGCTGGTGGTGTGCGAGTTCTCACGGCCCTCGTGGGCGCCGTTCCGGGCGGTGTACGAGACCTACCTCGGGCAGGTGCTGCCGCGCGTGGCCTCCCTGGTTTCCTCCAACACCGACGCGTACACCTACCTCACCGAGTCGATCCTCACCTGGCCCGCGCAGCGCGACCTCGCCGCCACCCTCCAGCGCGCCGGCTGGCGGCAGGTGGCCTACCGCAACCTCTCCGGCGGGATCGTCGCCCTGCACCGGGCCGTCCGCCCGGCCTGA
- the nuoF gene encoding NADH-quinone oxidoreductase subunit NuoF, translated as MSTMAPDRLTPVLTDIWDAPESWKLSTYRAHGGYEALAKALTMAPEAVVTEVKDSGLRGRGGAGFPTGLKWSFLPKPDGGPRYLVVNADESEPGTCKDIPLMLANPHSLIEGVAITSYAIGGHRAFIYLRGETVHVYRRLLAAVREAREAGLIGTGLGPNGDYDLEIVVHAGAGAYICGEETALLDSLEGRRGQPRLKPPFPAVAGLYARPTVVNNVESIASVPGIIGKGKDWFASMGTPKSAGHGIFSLSGHVTNPGQFEAPLGITMRELIDMAGGIREGHRLKFWTPGGSSTPILTEAELDVPLDYESVGAAGSMLATRALMVFDETTSVVRVISRWTDFYQHESCGKCTPCREGTYWMKQVMHRLEAGKGLPSDIDLLLDVSANIAGRSFCALGDASATPIQSGIQHFRSEFEAGTHTPAWELFPYEASAIFSEAGVR; from the coding sequence ATGAGCACCATGGCGCCGGACCGGCTCACCCCGGTCCTCACCGACATCTGGGACGCCCCGGAGTCCTGGAAGCTGAGCACCTACCGCGCCCACGGCGGCTACGAGGCCCTGGCCAAGGCCCTGACGATGGCCCCCGAGGCCGTCGTCACCGAGGTCAAGGACTCGGGCCTGCGCGGCCGCGGCGGCGCCGGCTTCCCGACCGGCCTGAAGTGGTCCTTCCTGCCCAAGCCCGACGGCGGCCCCCGCTACCTCGTGGTCAACGCCGACGAGTCCGAGCCGGGCACCTGCAAGGACATCCCGCTCATGCTGGCGAACCCGCACTCCCTCATCGAGGGCGTCGCGATCACGTCGTACGCCATCGGCGGGCACCGCGCGTTCATCTACCTGCGCGGGGAGACCGTGCACGTCTACCGCCGGCTGCTCGCGGCCGTGCGCGAGGCCCGAGAGGCCGGCCTGATCGGCACCGGCCTGGGCCCCAACGGCGACTACGACCTCGAGATCGTCGTGCACGCCGGCGCCGGGGCGTACATCTGCGGCGAGGAGACCGCGCTGCTCGACTCCCTCGAGGGCCGCCGCGGCCAGCCGCGCCTGAAGCCCCCGTTCCCCGCCGTCGCCGGTCTGTACGCGCGCCCGACGGTGGTCAACAACGTCGAGTCCATCGCGTCCGTGCCCGGCATCATCGGCAAGGGCAAGGACTGGTTCGCCTCGATGGGTACCCCGAAGAGTGCCGGCCACGGCATCTTCTCCCTCTCGGGCCACGTGACGAACCCCGGCCAGTTCGAGGCCCCGCTGGGCATCACCATGCGCGAGCTCATCGACATGGCCGGCGGCATCCGTGAGGGCCACCGGCTGAAGTTCTGGACCCCGGGCGGCTCCTCCACCCCGATCCTCACCGAGGCCGAGCTCGACGTCCCGCTGGACTACGAGTCCGTCGGCGCCGCCGGCTCCATGCTGGCCACCCGCGCGCTCATGGTCTTCGACGAGACCACCTCGGTGGTGCGCGTCATCTCGCGGTGGACGGACTTCTACCAGCACGAGTCCTGCGGCAAGTGCACGCCCTGCCGCGAGGGCACCTACTGGATGAAGCAGGTCATGCACCGGCTCGAGGCCGGCAAGGGTCTGCCCAGCGACATCGACCTGCTGCTCGACGTCTCGGCCAACATCGCCGGCCGCTCGTTCTGCGCGCTCGGCGACGCCTCCGCCACGCCGATCCAGAGCGGCATCCAGCACTTCCGCTCCGAGTTCGAGGCGGGGACCCACACCCCGGCCTGGGAGCTGTTCCCGTACGAGGCCTCGGCGATCTTCAGCGAAGCAGGTGTTCGATGA
- a CDS encoding NADH-quinone oxidoreductase subunit C — MSDRNDEKQSAADAAQPGKVSAEVGQRATAAAAEAGAHNVPAGPRDGRTQLEIVATRKGMFGIEGPGDTSGFGGLVSVIAMPPAAERPYGGWFDEVVDVLVEILTEQGLDSEAVLEKVVVDRGELTIFVAREHINTVSRALRDDQDLRFELCLGVSGVHYPSDTGRELHAAYHLFSVTHSRQLRLEVTCPDADPHIPTVVDVYPGNDWHERETWDLFGIVFDGHPSLARTALPDDWVGHPQRKDYPLGGIPVEYKGAVIPPPDTRRSYS; from the coding sequence GTGAGCGACCGCAACGACGAGAAGCAGTCGGCGGCCGACGCCGCCCAGCCCGGCAAGGTCAGCGCCGAGGTCGGCCAGCGGGCCACCGCCGCGGCCGCCGAGGCCGGCGCGCACAACGTCCCGGCCGGCCCGCGCGACGGGCGCACCCAGCTGGAGATCGTCGCCACCCGCAAGGGCATGTTCGGCATCGAGGGCCCGGGGGACACCTCCGGCTTCGGTGGCCTTGTCAGCGTCATCGCCATGCCGCCGGCCGCCGAGCGGCCCTACGGCGGCTGGTTCGACGAGGTCGTCGACGTCCTCGTGGAGATCCTGACCGAGCAGGGGCTGGACTCCGAGGCCGTCCTGGAGAAGGTGGTCGTCGACCGCGGCGAGCTGACGATCTTCGTCGCCCGCGAGCACATCAACACCGTGAGCCGGGCGCTGCGTGACGACCAGGACCTGCGGTTCGAGCTGTGCCTGGGCGTCTCTGGCGTGCACTACCCCAGCGACACCGGCCGCGAGCTGCACGCCGCGTACCACCTGTTCTCCGTGACGCACTCCCGCCAGCTCCGCCTCGAGGTCACCTGCCCCGACGCCGACCCTCACATCCCCACCGTGGTGGACGTCTACCCCGGCAACGACTGGCACGAGCGGGAGACGTGGGACCTGTTCGGCATCGTCTTCGACGGTCACCCGTCGCTCGCGCGCACCGCCTTACCCGACGACTGGGTCGGGCACCCGCAGCGCAAGGACTACCCGCTCGGCGGTATCCCGGTCGAGTACAAGGGTGCCGTCATCCCGCCGCCCGACACCCGGAGGTCGTACAGCTGA
- a CDS encoding NADH-quinone oxidoreductase subunit B, producing the protein MGLEEKAPSGIMLTTIEKVVGWSRSRSQWPVTMGLACCAIEMMAAGTPRFDMARFGLEVFRASPRHADLMIVSGRVSHKMAPVVRNIYDQMAEPKWVISMGVCASSGGMFNNYAIVQGVDHILPVDIYLPGCPPRPEMLINSILALREAVQAAPLGVNREEAARKAEEAALAATPTHQMKGLLA; encoded by the coding sequence ATGGGACTTGAGGAGAAGGCACCGAGCGGCATCATGCTCACGACGATCGAGAAGGTCGTCGGCTGGAGCCGGAGCCGTTCGCAGTGGCCGGTGACGATGGGCCTGGCGTGCTGCGCCATCGAGATGATGGCCGCGGGCACCCCGCGGTTCGACATGGCCCGCTTCGGGCTCGAGGTGTTCCGGGCCTCGCCCCGGCACGCGGACCTGATGATCGTGTCGGGCCGGGTAAGCCACAAGATGGCGCCGGTCGTGCGCAACATCTACGACCAGATGGCCGAGCCCAAGTGGGTCATCTCCATGGGCGTGTGCGCCTCGTCCGGCGGCATGTTCAACAACTACGCCATCGTCCAGGGCGTCGACCACATCCTGCCCGTGGACATCTACCTGCCCGGCTGCCCCCCGCGCCCGGAGATGCTCATCAACTCCATCCTGGCCCTGCGTGAGGCCGTCCAGGCCGCGCCCCTCGGCGTCAACCGCGAGGAGGCCGCCCGCAAGGCGGAGGAGGCCGCCCTGGCCGCCACTCCCACCCACCAGATGAAGGGCCTGCTGGCGTGA
- a CDS encoding isochorismate synthase — protein sequence MTTSSSDAAGRARALRAVPAASRAAAASRAAALNGLPAVADLRARAAATATSTGSATTDDEPPESSPDLVVRTVEIPDVGDLLALLPSADPATTFSWVRRGEGIVGWGEALRLRTSGADRIRAADQAWARTVGRLHVLDEVRLPGSGAVAFGSFSFSPHSAAGGVLVVPGTVVGRRDGRSWLTTVHRVGETPSRGARLPAPAPVGEPGPVTYRDGALTPEAWRSAVAGVVRRIRAGEVAKVVMARDVVARAVAPLDVRHLLGRLAADYPGCWTFAVDHLVGATPELLVRREKGLAACRVLAGTIERTGDDAADLRRAAELARSSKDLEEHELAVASLVRALRPYCASINVPDAPFVLHLPNVMHLASDVTGAVDAALGHPSTYLSHAGGGNGPSSLALAAALHPTAAVGGTPTGLATAILASAEQMDRGRYAGPVGWIGADGDGEWGIGLRSGELSASDPHEVRLFAGCGVVAASDPDAELAETEAKLRPMREALGG from the coding sequence ATGACCACCTCCTCCTCCGACGCCGCCGGGCGAGCCCGCGCACTGCGCGCCGTCCCCGCCGCGTCCCGCGCCGCAGCGGCGTCCCGCGCCGCTGCCCTGAACGGGCTGCCCGCGGTGGCGGATCTCCGCGCCCGGGCCGCCGCGACGGCCACGTCGACCGGGTCCGCGACCACGGACGACGAGCCGCCGGAGAGCAGTCCCGACCTGGTCGTGCGCACGGTCGAGATCCCCGACGTGGGCGACCTGCTTGCGCTGCTGCCCTCCGCGGACCCCGCCACGACGTTCTCCTGGGTGCGCCGCGGCGAGGGCATCGTGGGCTGGGGCGAGGCGCTGCGGCTGCGCACCTCGGGCGCCGACCGGATCCGGGCGGCGGACCAGGCCTGGGCGCGGACGGTCGGGCGCCTGCACGTCCTCGACGAGGTCCGCCTGCCGGGCAGCGGCGCCGTCGCGTTCGGGTCCTTCTCCTTCTCACCCCACTCCGCCGCGGGCGGCGTGCTGGTGGTGCCGGGCACCGTTGTCGGACGTCGCGACGGCCGTTCCTGGCTGACCACGGTGCACCGGGTCGGCGAGACGCCGTCGCGCGGCGCCCGCCTGCCGGCCCCCGCACCCGTTGGCGAGCCGGGACCGGTGACGTACCGGGACGGCGCGCTGACGCCGGAGGCGTGGCGGTCCGCCGTGGCGGGGGTGGTGCGGCGCATCCGGGCCGGTGAGGTGGCGAAGGTGGTCATGGCGCGCGACGTCGTCGCCCGTGCCGTCGCACCGCTGGACGTGCGCCACCTGCTGGGCCGGCTGGCTGCCGACTACCCCGGGTGCTGGACCTTCGCCGTCGACCATCTGGTGGGGGCGACGCCGGAGCTTCTGGTGCGCCGGGAGAAGGGGCTGGCCGCGTGCCGGGTGCTCGCGGGGACGATCGAGCGCACGGGCGACGACGCCGCGGACCTGCGCCGCGCGGCCGAGCTGGCCCGGTCCTCGAAGGACCTGGAGGAGCACGAGCTCGCCGTCGCGTCCCTGGTGCGGGCGCTGCGTCCGTACTGCGCGAGCATCAACGTGCCGGACGCGCCGTTCGTGCTGCACCTGCCCAACGTCATGCACCTGGCCAGCGACGTCACCGGTGCGGTGGATGCCGCGCTCGGCCACCCGAGCACGTACCTCTCGCACGCGGGCGGCGGGAACGGGCCCTCGAGCCTGGCGCTCGCGGCGGCCCTGCACCCGACGGCGGCGGTGGGCGGGACCCCCACGGGGTTGGCGACGGCGATCCTCGCCTCGGCCGAGCAGATGGACCGGGGCCGTTACGCCGGCCCCGTGGGCTGGATCGGGGCCGACGGCGACGGCGAGTGGGGCATCGGCCTGCGGTCCGGCGAGCTCTCGGCGAGCGACCCGCACGAGGTGCGGCTCTTCGCCGGCTGCGGCGTGGTGGCGGCCTCCGACCCCGACGCGGAACTGGCCGAGACCGAGGCGAAGCTGCGACCCATGCGCGAGGCGCTGGGCGGCTGA
- a CDS encoding NADH-quinone oxidoreductase subunit D, translated as MSASINIPHAAGPAGEAPGAPEFTADGGDWAEIAAEAERLGEERIVVNMGPVHPSTHGVLRLILEIDGETIRELRVGTGYLHTGIEKNMEYRTWTQGVTFCTRMDYVAPFFQEVAYCLGVEKLLGVTDDVPERATLIRVLLMELNRVASHLVALGTAGNELGATTMMTIGFRGREDVLRIFERITGLRMNHAFIRPGGVAQDLPPGTTDYVRELLPNIRLSVKELQDLTVENPIFKLRHVDVGYVSVSAAMALGLTGPSIRAAGLPLDMRKTQPYCGYETYDFDVPVRDKSDGYNRAMVRFEECYESIRIITQVLDRLDTNPGPVMVADKKIAWPAQLSIGSDGQGNSMEHIKEIMATSMESLIHHFKLVTEGFRVPAGQVFQMVEHPRGVIGVHLVSDGATRPYRAHFRDPSFSNLQSTAVMTEGGMLADIVVTLASLDPVLGGVDR; from the coding sequence ATGTCCGCGTCCATCAACATCCCCCACGCCGCCGGACCGGCCGGCGAGGCCCCGGGCGCACCGGAGTTCACCGCCGACGGCGGCGACTGGGCGGAGATCGCCGCCGAGGCCGAACGCCTCGGCGAGGAGCGCATCGTCGTCAACATGGGCCCGGTGCACCCCTCCACCCACGGCGTGCTGCGCCTCATCCTCGAGATCGACGGCGAGACCATCCGCGAGCTGCGCGTGGGTACCGGCTACCTGCACACCGGTATCGAGAAGAACATGGAGTACCGCACCTGGACCCAGGGCGTGACCTTCTGCACCCGCATGGACTACGTGGCGCCCTTCTTCCAGGAGGTCGCCTACTGCCTCGGCGTGGAGAAGCTCCTCGGCGTCACCGACGACGTGCCCGAGCGGGCCACCCTCATCCGGGTGCTCCTCATGGAGCTCAACCGCGTCGCCTCGCACCTCGTGGCCCTGGGCACCGCGGGCAACGAGCTCGGTGCCACCACGATGATGACGATCGGTTTCCGCGGCCGTGAGGACGTGCTGCGGATCTTCGAGCGCATCACCGGTCTGCGCATGAACCACGCGTTCATCCGGCCCGGCGGCGTCGCACAGGACCTGCCCCCGGGCACCACCGACTACGTCCGCGAGCTGCTGCCGAACATCCGGCTCTCCGTCAAGGAGCTGCAGGACCTCACGGTGGAGAACCCGATCTTCAAGCTCCGTCACGTCGACGTCGGCTACGTCTCCGTCTCCGCCGCGATGGCGCTGGGCCTGACCGGCCCTTCCATCCGCGCCGCCGGGTTGCCGCTCGACATGCGCAAGACCCAGCCGTACTGCGGCTACGAGACGTACGACTTCGACGTGCCCGTGCGCGACAAGTCCGACGGCTACAACCGGGCCATGGTCCGCTTCGAGGAGTGCTACGAGTCGATCCGGATCATCACCCAGGTGCTCGACCGGCTCGACACCAACCCGGGCCCGGTCATGGTTGCGGACAAGAAGATCGCCTGGCCCGCTCAGCTGTCCATCGGCTCGGACGGGCAGGGCAACTCCATGGAGCACATCAAGGAGATCATGGCCACCTCCATGGAGTCCTTGATCCACCACTTCAAGCTGGTGACCGAGGGCTTCCGCGTCCCCGCGGGGCAGGTGTTCCAGATGGTCGAGCACCCCCGGGGCGTCATAGGCGTGCACCTGGTCTCCGACGGCGCCACGCGCCCCTACCGGGCCCATTTCCGGGACCCGTCCTTCTCCAACCTCCAGTCCACGGCCGTGATGACCGAGGGCGGCATGCTCGCCGACATCGTCGTCACCCTGGCTTCGCTCGACCCCGTCCTGGGAGGGGTGGACCGCTGA
- a CDS encoding NADH-quinone oxidoreductase subunit A has protein sequence MTNPYVPLLIMMGVAAAMALGGLAASAVIGPKRYNRVKVANYECGVDPTPRAPRSGRFPVKYYLIAMTFIIFDIEVVFLYPWAVAFSELAVFGLVAMLGFIFLITVPYVYEWRRGGLEWD, from the coding sequence ATGACGAACCCTTACGTCCCGCTGCTCATCATGATGGGCGTCGCTGCGGCGATGGCCCTCGGCGGCCTCGCCGCGAGCGCGGTCATCGGGCCCAAGCGGTACAACCGGGTCAAGGTCGCCAACTACGAGTGCGGCGTGGACCCCACGCCCCGTGCGCCGCGGTCGGGTCGCTTCCCCGTGAAGTACTACCTGATCGCCATGACCTTCATCATCTTCGACATCGAGGTGGTCTTCCTCTACCCCTGGGCGGTGGCGTTCTCCGAGCTCGCCGTCTTCGGTCTGGTGGCCATGCTCGGCTTCATCTTCCTGATCACGGTGCCCTACGTGTACGAGTGGCGCCGCGGCGGGCTCGAGTGGGACTGA
- a CDS encoding geranylgeranyl reductase family protein has translation MRGDDADVIVVGAGPGGAATAHYLALTGLQVLLLEKGTFPRDKVCGDGLTPRAVAELIRMGVSIEESDGWIRNWGLRTYGAGHRIELPWPELAEMPNYGLARSRMNLDETLARHAVASGAVLREGTAVTGPVRDERSGRILGVTAKPVDPSGRRAGEDVTYRAPLVVDAGGVSARLATAMGIEKDMNRPMGVAVRTYFKSPRHDDPMMESHLELWDGKPGESNLMPGYGWIFALGDGTVNVGLGSLSPTAKAMNLDYKGLFRTWMRNAPEEWELTEENQVADLRSAALPMAFNRKPHYTKGLFLVGDSGGMVSPFNGEGIAYAMQSGRIAADVISQALARPSAYGREKALRTYPKILSDELGGYYTLGRAFAHLIGRPEIMRFCVKYGLPRPVLMRFVMKLLSDGFDRRDGDWMDRLITTMTKVVPAA, from the coding sequence GTGCGTGGTGACGACGCGGACGTCATCGTCGTCGGCGCCGGACCCGGTGGGGCCGCCACCGCCCACTACCTCGCCCTGACGGGACTGCAGGTCCTCCTGCTCGAGAAGGGCACCTTCCCGCGCGACAAGGTCTGCGGTGACGGGCTGACCCCGCGCGCCGTCGCCGAGCTCATCCGGATGGGCGTGTCCATCGAGGAGTCCGACGGCTGGATCCGCAACTGGGGGCTGCGCACCTACGGTGCCGGGCACCGCATCGAGCTGCCCTGGCCCGAGCTGGCCGAGATGCCCAACTACGGCCTGGCGCGCTCCCGCATGAACCTGGACGAGACGCTCGCCCGGCACGCCGTCGCCTCCGGCGCCGTCCTGCGCGAGGGCACCGCCGTCACCGGCCCGGTGCGCGACGAGCGGTCCGGCCGCATCCTCGGCGTCACCGCCAAGCCGGTGGACCCGAGCGGTCGCCGCGCAGGCGAGGACGTCACCTACCGGGCCCCGCTCGTGGTCGACGCCGGCGGCGTCTCCGCCCGCCTCGCCACGGCGATGGGCATCGAGAAGGACATGAACCGGCCCATGGGCGTGGCCGTGCGCACCTACTTCAAGTCCCCGCGCCACGACGACCCGATGATGGAGTCACACCTGGAGCTGTGGGACGGCAAGCCGGGGGAGTCAAACCTCATGCCCGGCTACGGGTGGATCTTCGCCCTGGGCGACGGCACCGTGAACGTCGGGCTCGGCTCCCTCAGCCCCACCGCCAAGGCCATGAACCTCGACTACAAGGGCCTCTTCCGCACCTGGATGCGCAACGCTCCCGAGGAGTGGGAGCTCACCGAGGAGAACCAGGTGGCGGACCTGCGCAGCGCCGCGCTGCCGATGGCCTTCAACCGCAAGCCGCATTACACCAAGGGCCTGTTCCTCGTGGGTGACTCCGGCGGGATGGTGTCCCCGTTCAACGGGGAGGGCATCGCCTACGCCATGCAGTCCGGCCGCATCGCCGCCGACGTCATCAGCCAGGCACTCGCCCGCCCCTCCGCCTACGGGCGCGAGAAGGCGCTGCGCACCTACCCCAAGATCCTCAGCGACGAGCTGGGCGGGTACTACACGCTCGGTCGGGCCTTCGCCCACCTCATCGGTCGCCCCGAGATCATGCGGTTCTGCGTGAAGTACGGGCTGCCCCGCCCAGTACTCATGCGGTTCGTCATGAAGCTGCTCTCGGACGGCTTCGACCGCCGGGACGGAGACTGGATGGATCGGTTGATCACAACCATGACCAAGGTCGTGCCAGCCGCATGA
- the nuoE gene encoding NADH-quinone oxidoreductase subunit NuoE yields MSETFLPETDARLRVEAAEVIARYPDPRSALLPLLHLVQSEDGYVAPRGVALCAELLDLSRAEVSAVATFYGQYKRHPNGEYTVGVCTNALCAVMGGDIIWDKVSEHLGIGHDETTADGRITLEQVECNAACDYAPVVMVNWEFFDNQTPTTTIDLVDQITAGRPVHPTRGAATVATFKEIAHVLAGFEDGRADEGVGAGEASLLGLRIARENGWTAPRAEGERGDGARTDGDGAASGADVAGATAAGTAPVGDLQSSAERKPTTASDVSAGPVVDEKKGNVE; encoded by the coding sequence ATGAGCGAGACGTTTTTGCCCGAGACCGATGCGCGCCTGCGCGTCGAGGCGGCCGAGGTCATCGCCCGCTACCCCGACCCGCGCTCGGCCCTGCTGCCCCTGCTGCACCTGGTGCAGTCCGAGGACGGCTATGTGGCGCCCCGCGGCGTCGCGCTGTGCGCGGAGCTGCTGGACCTGAGCCGCGCCGAGGTCTCCGCGGTCGCGACCTTCTACGGCCAGTACAAGCGCCACCCCAACGGCGAGTACACCGTCGGGGTGTGCACCAACGCCCTGTGCGCCGTCATGGGCGGCGACATCATCTGGGACAAGGTCTCCGAGCACCTCGGCATCGGGCACGACGAGACCACCGCGGACGGCCGGATCACGCTCGAGCAGGTCGAGTGCAACGCGGCCTGCGACTACGCCCCCGTGGTGATGGTCAACTGGGAGTTCTTCGACAACCAGACGCCCACCACGACGATCGACCTCGTCGACCAGATCACCGCCGGCCGCCCCGTGCACCCCACCCGCGGGGCCGCCACGGTGGCCACCTTCAAGGAGATCGCGCACGTGCTCGCCGGCTTCGAGGACGGCCGGGCGGACGAGGGCGTCGGCGCCGGCGAGGCCAGCCTGCTGGGGCTGCGCATCGCCCGCGAGAACGGGTGGACCGCCCCGCGCGCCGAAGGCGAGCGCGGCGACGGCGCCCGCACGGACGGCGACGGCGCAGCCAGCGGCGCCGACGTCGCCGGGGCCACCGCCGCCGGCACCGCCCCCGTGGGTGACCTGCAGTCCAGCGCCGAGCGCAAGCCCACCACGGCGTCGGACGTCTCGGCCGGGCCGGTCGTGGACGAGAAGAAGGGGAACGTCGAATGA